A single genomic interval of Hoplias malabaricus isolate fHopMal1 chromosome 7, fHopMal1.hap1, whole genome shotgun sequence harbors:
- the pbk gene encoding lymphokine-activated killer T-cell-originated protein kinase homolog: protein MESGAEFKTPRKPPQLKSPGSAFGTPVTIPASPFMKKLGCGTGVNVYLMNRNGKQTHSPWAIKKINSKCEKRQLNVYQKRLTEEAKILKDLKHPNIVGFRAFTTAKDGSKCLAMEYGGEQSLNDLIERRREEGLQAFPVATIEKVALHVARGLQYLHNEKKLLHGDMKSCNIVIKGDFETIKICDVGVSLQLDENMQVSDPEACYIGTEPWTPKEVLEQELICDKADIFAYGLTLWEMMTLSVPHLEILDTNDDDDDDDDDSFNEEDFDEDSYYERLGTRPPLDTATLGGAYQRMVELFCLCTEMDPCKRPSAAQIVQVLESNAQVVDKSPEVIVID from the exons GCAGTGCCTTTGGAACCCCAGTTACCATCCCTGCCTCTCCATTTATGAAGAAGCTTGGCTGTGGCACTGGAGTGAATGTCTACCTTATGAACAG AAATGGAAAGCAGACTCATTCACCCTGGGCCATAAAGAAGATCAACAGCAAATGTGAAAAGAGGCAGTTGAATGTCTATCAGAAGAGACTGACTGAAGAGGCAAAGATTTTAAAAGATCTGAAGCACCCTAACATTGTTG GCTTCAGAGCCTTCACCACAGCTAAAGATGGCTCCAAGTGCTTGGCTATGGAGTACGGTGGAGAGCAGTCCCTCAATGATCTGATTgaaaggagaagagaggaaggtTTGCAGGCTTTTCCGGTTGCCACTATCGAAAAAGTGGCTCTCCACGTGGCCCGTGGTTTACAG TACTTGCACAATGAGAAGAAGCTCCTCCACGGAGACATGAAGTCCTGCAACATTGTCATTAAGGGGGACTTTGAAACCATCAAAATCTGTGATGTGGGAGTATCCCTTCAGTTGGATGAGAATATGCAGG tgagtgATCCTGAGGCCTGCTACATCGGAACAGAGCCGTGGACCCCCAAAGAGGTGCTGGAGCAGGAGCTGATCTGTGACAAAGCGGATATTTTTGCTTATGGCCTCACGCTGTGGGAGATGATGACCCTGTCTGTGCCTCACCTTGAGATTCTGGACACcaacgatgatgatgatgatgatgacg ACGATTCGTTCAACGAAGAGGATTTTGATGAAGACTCATATTACGAGAGACTGGGAACTCGTCCTCCACTCGACACAGCCACTCTTGGTGGTGCCTATCAAAGGATGGTGGAGCTTTTCTGTCTCTGCACCGAGATGGACCCCTGCAAAAGACCCTCAGCTGCACAAATTGTGCAGGTACTGGAGTCTAACGCTCAGGTTGTTGACAAAAGTCCTGAAGTCATAGTTATAGATTAA
- the esco2 gene encoding N-acetyltransferase ESCO2 encodes MKMSNCTTKKRKLPSPDSGGNPAKKKSLRQANNSEQKENCSPQKSPRRMRAPSRLPSTPKKMRKAYALESPPKKASPLKAAVVTGSFYSKQKPLYLTPLERKLLKEVKPPPLKPSKDQTNVPVSAAKPVKVKKPKKQVNVSTQKSSFKGYFLSKPNSSDSSSADSSLKVTEVKKPAPVTFSSLKSKTKPRIIVGAAFFGTGKKPTSMYKAHAQKPRPKPVASLQKPPSENKTNEKAEVAAPKDRSPVRKAVFVSKTKPGPPVPSKVTDLVTSEQKAPSPSSPLSSFGIHKELRVVLRKSVSPHKSCSSDADKQDSPTKPGSDTLLDISEISASNDDIPSENDSSAVYPIFGSKRSQKKAGLSSPMNCSTPSALAGTSSLLAKERSARRKKELKRQDDDQLIIDAGQKQFGATTCSSCGMLYSADSPEDNFQHTQFHQRFLDTIKFVGWKKERVVAEFWDGKIILVLPEDPKYATKKAEDVRRIADTELGFQQVSLSSPSSAKTYLFINSDRMVVGCLVAEPVRQAFRVLEQPDKLRDMTKEDFMERHRAWCCSTVPEKAICGISRIWVFSLMRRKGIASRMLDTVRNSFMYGSHLTKEEIAFSDPTPDGKLFATKYCETPAFLVYNFIG; translated from the exons ATGAAAATGTCAAACTGtacaacaaagaaaagaaaactccCCTCTCCGGATTCAGGAGG TAATCCAGCTAAGAAGAAATCCTTAAGACAGGCAAATAATTCTGAACAGAAAGAGAATTGCTCCCCACAAAAATCACCAAGAAGGATGCGTGCGCCGTCACGACTCCCCAGCACACCTAAGAAGATGCGAAAGGCCTATGCTCTGGAGTCCCCTCCTAAAAAAGCGTCGCCTCTCAAAGCTGCGGTAGTCACAGGATCCTTTTACAGCAAACAGAAGCCGTTGTATCTGACCCCCCTGGAAAGAAAGCTGTTGAAGGAGGTCAAACCTCCTCCACTGAAGCCCAGCAAAGATCAGACCAATGTTCCTGTGTCCGCAGCGAAGCCTGTCAAAGTTAAAAAGCCTAAAAAGCAGGTTAATGTAAGCACCCAGAAGTCAAGTTTTAAAGGATACTTTTTATCCAAGCCAAACTCCAGCGATTCGTCCAGCGCAGATTCATCTTTAAAGGTGACGGAAGTGAAGAAGCCTGCCCCCGTTACATTCAGCAGCTTAAAATCCAAAACCAAGCCCAGGATTATTGTGGGTGCTGCTTTCTTTGGCACGGGTAAAAAGCCCACTTCGATGTACAAGGCGCATGCACAGAAACCAAGGCCCAAACCAGTAGCAAGTTTGCAGAAACCCCCCTCAGAAAACAAGACCAACGAAAAAGCAGAGGTCGCAGCTCCAAAGGACCGCTCTCCAGTGCGCAAAGCTGTTTTCGTCAGCAAGACGAAGCCAGGTCCTCCAGTGCCATCTAAAGTAACTGACCTTGTTACCTCAGAGCAGAAAGCGCCATCACCATCAAGTCCTCTGAGCTCTTTTGGCATTCACAAGGAGTTGAGGGTTGTTCTGAGGAAATCTGTGTCCCCTCACAAATCGTGTAGCTCTGACGCAGATAAGCAG GATTCGCCCACGAAGCCTGGCTCTGATACACTGTTAGACATCAGTGAAATCAGCGCCTCTAACGATGACATCCCGTCAGAAAACG ACTCGTCGGCTGTTTATCCCATCTTTGGTTCCAAAAG gtctCAGAAGAAAGCTGGTCTGTCTTCACCCATGAACTGCAGCACTCCGTCTGCCCTCGCCGGCACCTCGTCTCTCTTAGCCAAGGAGAGGAGCGCCAGGAGGAAGAAGGAGCTGAAGAGGCAGGATGACGATCAGCTCATCATT GACGCTGGTCAGAAGCAGTTCGGGGCCACCACATGCAGCTCCTGTGGCATGCTGTACAGCGCTGACAGCCCGGAGGACAACTTCCAGCACACGCAGTTCCACCAGCGCTTCCTGGACACCATCAAGTTTGTG GGCTGGAAGAAGGAGAGAGTCGTGGCAGAGTTCTGGGACGGGAAAATCATCCTTGTCCTTCCAGAGGACCCAAAGTATGCAACGAAAAAG gcagAGGATGTGAGGCGAATTGCAGACACAGAACTGGGCTTTCAGCAGGTTTCCCTCAGCAGCCCCAGCTCTGCCAAAACCTACCTGTTTATCAACAGTGACAGAATGGTGGTGGGCTGCCTGGTTGCTGAACCCGTTAGACAA GCCTTTAGGGTGCTGGAACAACCAGACAAGCTGAGGGACATGACAAAGGAGGACTTCATGGAGAGACACAGGGCCTGGTGCTGCTCTACCGTGCCTGAGAAAGCCATCTGTGGAATCAGCCGTATCTGGGTCTTCAGCCTCATGAGGAGGAAAGGAATTGCCTCGCGTATGCTAGACACAGTCAg GAACTCGTTCATGTACGGAAGCCACCTGACCAAAGAGGAAATTGCCTTCTCTGATCCCACCCCAGACGGCAAGCTCTTCGCCACCAAGTACTGCGAGACTCCAGCCTTCCTGGTGTACAACTTCATTGGCTAA